One Natrinema halophilum genomic window carries:
- a CDS encoding RPA family protein has translation MSQAELTREVARRVFASEFNDSTYTFKESDDERAPNYALLPTGDRANRVFVAGTLTETEDVGDDSEYWRGRVVDPTGTFFVYAGQYQPEAASVLRDTEPPAYVSIVGKPRTYETDDGTVNVSLRPESISIVDDDTRDRWVVETAERTIDRIEAFEEWEREQEAPEGASTAPTNEYAQMAREQYDSPVVNYRNDVIQALESLETVDDAEPTV, from the coding sequence ATGAGTCAGGCAGAACTCACTCGCGAAGTCGCCCGTCGCGTCTTCGCGTCTGAATTCAACGACTCGACGTACACGTTCAAAGAAAGCGACGACGAGCGCGCGCCCAACTACGCCTTGCTCCCGACGGGCGATCGCGCGAACCGCGTGTTCGTCGCCGGCACCCTCACCGAAACCGAGGACGTCGGCGATGACAGCGAGTACTGGCGCGGGCGGGTCGTCGACCCGACGGGGACGTTCTTCGTCTACGCCGGTCAGTACCAGCCCGAGGCGGCCTCGGTGCTGCGAGATACGGAACCGCCGGCCTACGTTTCCATCGTCGGCAAACCCCGCACCTACGAAACCGACGACGGAACGGTCAACGTCTCCCTGCGACCCGAGTCTATCTCGATCGTCGACGACGATACCCGCGATCGCTGGGTCGTCGAAACCGCCGAACGCACCATAGACCGCATCGAAGCCTTCGAGGAGTGGGAGCGCGAACAGGAAGCACCAGAAGGTGCATCCACCGCACCGACGAACGAGTACGCCCAGATGGCTCGCGAGCAGTACGATTCACCCGTCGTTAACTACCGCAACGACGTGATTCAGGCCCTCGAGAGCCTCGAGACCGTCGACGACGCGGAACCGACCGTCTGA
- a CDS encoding restriction endonuclease: MQIDREEKIVDQGGFSQTDEWQTARSQAMDAVREVDWPPGTGKFTVYPESEANGVKPATKIFEHNIDNKPLWKETGRKHFKSLLSEMAMLDDAVEMLGEYMDDPEAFVNSSWFDAMAELEINGERHIAVFEWETGNISSSHRSLNRIMVGFLSGIITAGIVGLPTRELYQYSTDRIGNFQELCPYFMIYEALNERVENGVFEVVAFEQDAESTDVPKVPKGSDGMSDRNIREATPDSVDLSDFE, translated from the coding sequence GTGCAAATCGATCGCGAGGAAAAAATTGTCGACCAGGGCGGCTTCTCGCAGACAGACGAATGGCAAACGGCACGGAGTCAGGCGATGGACGCGGTACGGGAGGTTGACTGGCCGCCCGGTACGGGTAAGTTCACCGTCTACCCCGAATCCGAAGCGAACGGTGTGAAGCCCGCAACCAAGATTTTCGAGCACAACATCGACAACAAACCACTGTGGAAGGAGACCGGCCGTAAACACTTCAAGAGCCTCCTCAGCGAGATGGCGATGCTCGATGATGCCGTCGAGATGCTCGGCGAGTATATGGACGACCCGGAGGCGTTCGTCAACAGCTCGTGGTTCGACGCGATGGCGGAACTGGAGATCAACGGGGAGCGCCACATCGCCGTGTTCGAGTGGGAGACCGGGAACATCTCGTCGTCTCACCGGAGTCTCAACCGGATTATGGTCGGATTCCTCAGCGGAATCATCACCGCGGGGATCGTCGGGTTACCGACGCGGGAACTGTACCAGTACTCCACCGACCGTATCGGGAACTTTCAGGAACTGTGCCCTTATTTTATGATTTACGAAGCGTTGAACGAGCGCGTTGAGAATGGGGTGTTCGAGGTGGTAGCTTTCGAGCAGGACGCCGAATCAACCGACGTACCAAAGGTTCCGAAGGGGTCTGACGGAATGTCCGACCGAAACATCCGTGAGGCAACCCCCGATTCGGTCGATCTGAGTGACTTTGAATAA
- a CDS encoding DUF5814 domain-containing protein produces MAITDKIYVKNHRQLSSQLETNIPKGAFKGATLDVLFQGTGLEKLDDATRDRILDFAQDFLDCGCDTNPYCGCPERKFIEYLLELRAQGLGPDAIVDVMTDDYMVYAYSGDVLSFLDDAVRTLEAAEGLARVDGADEKYDEIRQAKQDLSR; encoded by the coding sequence GTGGCTATAACCGACAAGATCTACGTCAAAAATCACCGACAGCTCAGCTCCCAGCTCGAGACGAACATCCCCAAGGGAGCGTTCAAGGGTGCGACCCTCGACGTGCTCTTTCAGGGCACGGGTCTCGAGAAACTCGACGACGCGACTCGGGATCGAATCCTCGATTTCGCACAGGATTTCCTCGATTGTGGCTGTGACACAAACCCCTATTGTGGCTGTCCGGAACGGAAGTTCATCGAGTATCTACTCGAGTTGCGCGCCCAGGGCCTGGGCCCTGACGCGATCGTCGACGTAATGACTGACGACTATATGGTGTATGCGTACTCCGGTGACGTGTTGTCGTTTCTCGACGACGCCGTCCGAACGCTCGAGGCGGCCGAAGGGCTCGCTCGCGTCGATGGCGCCGACGAGAAGTACGACGAAATTCGCCAGGCGAAACAGGATCTGTCTCGATAA
- a CDS encoding ribbon-helix-helix protein, CopG family, producing MGNKNKTISFRVNEDAFTALQEIAEERDISLSAVFRDYVDQLVEHDGQVEVVPEGDRKKRADDTDEDISFPPTVEVPKRFIREHERLELEAEHLREQLDEYKRYVNDLQDRLEDEEDEVLLLDELDDGEESYQLR from the coding sequence ATGGGGAACAAGAACAAGACGATCTCGTTTCGTGTCAACGAGGATGCGTTTACGGCGCTCCAGGAAATCGCCGAGGAACGGGACATCTCGCTTTCGGCGGTCTTCCGAGACTACGTCGACCAACTGGTCGAACACGACGGGCAGGTCGAGGTCGTCCCCGAAGGTGACCGCAAGAAGCGCGCCGACGATACCGACGAAGACATCTCGTTCCCGCCGACCGTCGAAGTTCCGAAGCGCTTCATCCGCGAACACGAGCGACTTGAGCTCGAGGCCGAACACCTCCGCGAACAACTCGACGAGTACAAAAGGTACGTCAACGATCTGCAGGACCGACTCGAAGACGAGGAAGACGAGGTCCTCCTCCTCGACGAGTTAGACGACGGAGAAGAATCGTACCAGTTGCGATAA
- a CDS encoding DNA methyltransferase: protein MTGLLFRSAGDVVSRIRRERGLTDNELAKDAGLRVGNLRDIESGVPPTDEQLEALADAFDIRPEALRLAAGEFPEPLQDQLVEDPNRALNALTDAFDLDLGDTETSDDGGLPEPEFTTGLGTLYNADCRDVLPQLEDESFDLIFADPPFNLDKDYGEKNGDDLAEDEYLRWSTEWIDEAIDLLKPGGAFFLYNLPKWNVHFAHYINRRLTLKHWIAVDIKFGLPIPNRLYPSHYSLLYFIKGHQPNTFEPDRLPIDTCPHCGGEQNDYGGYKSKMNPEGVNLTDIWDDIPPVRHSKYLNRDANQLSLRLLHRVIGMATKEGDRVLDPFGGAGTTFAAAELMNREWVGTEIHDCSPIIDRFEDGLDDDRENIEEIEHELNVLFTEDALEKRMRYRDEFNFNFDDYDLSESMAGSVQQSLDSWE from the coding sequence ATGACCGGCCTTCTCTTCCGATCTGCTGGTGACGTCGTCAGCCGAATCCGGCGCGAACGCGGCCTCACGGACAACGAACTGGCGAAGGACGCCGGCCTCCGCGTCGGCAATCTCCGCGACATCGAATCTGGAGTCCCGCCCACCGACGAGCAGCTCGAGGCCCTCGCCGACGCCTTTGACATCCGGCCCGAAGCCCTCCGACTCGCCGCCGGCGAGTTCCCCGAACCGCTCCAAGACCAACTCGTCGAGGATCCTAACCGTGCCCTCAACGCGCTCACGGACGCGTTCGACCTCGACCTCGGTGACACCGAGACAAGCGACGATGGAGGACTTCCGGAACCCGAGTTCACGACCGGACTGGGCACGCTCTACAACGCGGACTGTCGGGACGTCCTCCCCCAACTCGAGGACGAGTCGTTCGACCTGATATTCGCGGATCCGCCGTTCAACCTTGACAAGGACTACGGGGAGAAGAACGGTGACGATCTCGCCGAGGATGAGTACCTCCGCTGGTCGACCGAATGGATCGACGAGGCCATCGACCTGCTGAAGCCCGGCGGTGCGTTCTTCCTCTATAACCTCCCGAAGTGGAACGTCCACTTCGCCCACTACATCAACCGACGGCTGACCCTCAAACACTGGATCGCGGTCGACATCAAATTTGGACTTCCCATCCCCAACCGCCTCTACCCGTCGCACTACTCCCTTCTTTACTTCATCAAGGGCCACCAACCCAACACGTTCGAACCGGATCGCCTCCCCATCGATACGTGCCCGCACTGCGGCGGCGAGCAGAACGACTATGGCGGTTATAAGTCGAAAATGAACCCCGAGGGCGTCAACCTGACCGACATCTGGGACGATATCCCCCCCGTCCGCCACTCGAAGTACCTCAACCGCGACGCGAACCAGCTCTCGCTGCGACTCCTCCATCGTGTCATCGGAATGGCGACCAAGGAGGGCGACCGCGTGCTGGATCCGTTCGGTGGAGCCGGGACGACGTTTGCCGCGGCAGAACTTATGAATCGTGAGTGGGTAGGGACAGAAATTCACGACTGCTCGCCGATCATCGATCGATTCGAAGACGGTCTCGATGACGACCGAGAGAACATCGAGGAGATCGAGCACGAACTGAACGTTCTCTTCACCGAGGATGCCCTCGAAAAGCGGATGCGGTACCGCGACGAGTTCAACTTCAATTTCGACGACTACGATCTGAGCGAGAGTATGGCCGGATCCGTCCAACAGAGCCTCGACTCGTGGGAATGA